A single region of the Nocardioides aurantiacus genome encodes:
- a CDS encoding DUF4153 domain-containing protein yields the protein MSRGGSIKLKLGLVVVGSVLVAAVLATLGAGSVPAWLSIPVTVALALGVSQLLAAGMTSPLRAMTEAAGRMAAGDYTARVGSTATDEVGRLARAFDAMAGDLATLDRQRRDLVASVSHELRTPLTALVAVLENLADGVVDPDPRTVRGALRQAERLSDLVTDLLDLSRVDAGVAPLRRETLAWRPLLDEAVAGAGTASLAASRGVRFDVVVEPPDLTAHVDPRRLHQLLTNLLDNAARHSPAGGAVRVHATARPGGVRLEVSDRGPGIAAQDRDRVFERFGTVAGDATGGTGLGLAIARWVTDLHGGRIAVVDPEPGGSVGSGPSGPPDPVGARFRVDLPTDLPAPRRPVERTSVMPAPTPSAPVPHPPAPRPPGPVAGAPVVGAPAPAVPGGGPGGGSGGSVADEVFGELWRDRGVPGRSGVLLAGLGVGLLAAVSMPLAAVGIGATLVLLASGLLVLRVAPPGRDAFRWGCALLCVGFALVLVVRDALWVGTLGLLVAVVLVTAACVDARSVRGLLLGVVAWPLAGLRGLPWLGRCVRTLSGAGQGLALARTAVLSLAGVLVFGLLFASADAVFSSWFDALVPDLGGNLVLRIFTGVAVAGIVLAAAYLGLNPPRVEPVGPAHRRPVARRWEWLAPVLLVDAVFLAFLAAQAAAVLGGHDFVQRTTGLTYAEYVHQGFAQLTVATALTLVVVALAARKAPLLDRADRTWLRASTGALCVLTLVVVASALQRMSLYTDAYGLTRLRLVVVVFEVWLGLVVLGVLVAGLRLRGAWLPRAAVLTGAALLLGLAVANPDAVVARTNLDRYDATGKVDDRYLLGLSDDAVPVLLDRRPELLRCDADAGARWEDDAADVSVWSAWNLGRARADLARLDLDSRAVGACPVGSTSIP from the coding sequence ATGAGCCGCGGGGGCTCGATCAAGCTCAAGCTGGGCCTGGTGGTGGTCGGCAGCGTCCTGGTGGCGGCCGTGCTCGCCACCCTGGGTGCCGGCTCCGTGCCGGCGTGGCTGTCGATCCCGGTGACCGTGGCGCTCGCCCTCGGGGTCAGCCAGCTGCTGGCGGCCGGGATGACCTCGCCGCTGCGGGCCATGACCGAGGCGGCCGGCCGGATGGCCGCGGGCGACTACACCGCGCGGGTCGGCTCCACCGCGACCGACGAGGTCGGCCGCCTGGCCCGTGCCTTCGACGCGATGGCCGGCGACCTCGCCACCCTCGACCGGCAGCGTCGCGACCTGGTGGCCAGCGTCTCCCACGAGCTGCGCACGCCGCTCACCGCGCTCGTCGCGGTCCTGGAGAACCTCGCCGACGGGGTGGTCGATCCCGACCCGCGGACCGTCCGCGGCGCGCTGCGCCAGGCCGAGCGGCTCTCCGACCTCGTCACCGACCTGCTCGACCTGTCGCGGGTCGACGCGGGCGTCGCGCCCCTGCGCCGCGAGACGCTGGCCTGGCGACCCCTGCTCGACGAGGCGGTCGCAGGCGCCGGCACCGCGTCGCTGGCCGCGTCCCGCGGCGTCCGGTTCGACGTCGTCGTCGAGCCCCCCGACCTCACCGCCCACGTCGACCCGCGTCGGCTGCACCAGCTGCTGACCAACCTGCTCGACAACGCCGCCCGGCACTCGCCGGCCGGGGGAGCGGTGCGGGTGCACGCGACGGCGCGGCCGGGCGGCGTACGCCTCGAGGTCTCCGACCGGGGCCCCGGCATCGCCGCCCAGGACCGCGACCGCGTCTTCGAGCGCTTCGGCACCGTCGCGGGCGACGCCACCGGCGGCACCGGCCTCGGGCTCGCGATCGCGCGCTGGGTGACCGACCTGCACGGCGGCCGGATCGCCGTGGTCGACCCCGAGCCGGGCGGGTCGGTCGGGTCGGGCCCGTCGGGACCCCCCGACCCCGTCGGTGCCCGCTTCCGGGTCGACCTGCCCACCGATCTCCCTGCGCCCCGCCGCCCCGTCGAGAGGACCTCCGTCATGCCCGCCCCCACGCCCTCGGCGCCCGTGCCGCACCCGCCCGCCCCCCGCCCCCCGGGGCCCGTCGCCGGAGCCCCGGTCGTCGGCGCCCCGGCCCCCGCTGTCCCGGGCGGCGGCCCGGGCGGCGGCTCGGGTGGCTCCGTCGCCGACGAGGTCTTCGGCGAGCTGTGGCGCGACCGCGGTGTCCCCGGCCGGTCCGGCGTCCTGCTCGCCGGGCTCGGCGTGGGCCTGCTCGCCGCCGTCTCGATGCCGTTGGCCGCGGTCGGCATCGGCGCCACCCTGGTGCTGCTCGCCTCCGGCCTGCTCGTGCTGCGGGTCGCGCCGCCCGGCCGGGACGCCTTCCGGTGGGGCTGCGCGCTGCTGTGTGTGGGCTTCGCCCTCGTGCTCGTGGTGCGCGACGCGCTGTGGGTCGGCACGCTGGGGCTGCTGGTCGCGGTGGTGCTCGTGACGGCCGCGTGCGTCGACGCCCGCAGCGTGCGGGGGCTGCTGCTGGGCGTGGTCGCGTGGCCGCTCGCCGGGCTGCGCGGGCTGCCGTGGCTGGGCCGGTGCGTCCGGACGCTGTCGGGCGCCGGGCAGGGGCTCGCGCTGGCCCGCACCGCGGTGCTCTCCCTCGCCGGGGTGCTCGTCTTCGGCCTGCTGTTCGCCAGCGCCGACGCGGTCTTCTCGTCGTGGTTCGACGCGCTGGTGCCCGACCTGGGCGGCAACCTGGTGCTGCGGATCTTCACCGGCGTGGCCGTCGCCGGCATCGTGCTCGCCGCGGCGTACCTCGGCCTCAACCCGCCGCGCGTCGAGCCGGTCGGACCCGCCCACCGGCGGCCGGTGGCCCGACGCTGGGAGTGGCTGGCCCCGGTGCTGCTCGTCGACGCCGTCTTCCTCGCCTTCCTGGCCGCCCAGGCGGCGGCCGTCCTCGGGGGCCACGACTTCGTGCAGCGCACCACCGGCCTGACCTACGCCGAGTACGTCCACCAGGGCTTCGCCCAGCTCACCGTCGCGACCGCGCTGACCCTCGTCGTGGTCGCGCTGGCCGCCCGCAAGGCGCCGCTGCTCGACCGTGCCGACCGGACCTGGCTGCGGGCCTCGACCGGCGCGCTGTGCGTGCTCACCCTGGTCGTGGTGGCCAGCGCGCTGCAGCGGATGTCGCTCTACACCGACGCCTACGGCCTGACCCGGCTGCGGCTGGTGGTCGTCGTGTTCGAGGTGTGGCTGGGCCTGGTGGTCCTCGGGGTGCTGGTGGCCGGGCTGCGGCTGCGCGGGGCCTGGCTGCCGCGGGCCGCGGTGCTGACCGGGGCCGCGCTCCTGCTCGGGCTCGCCGTGGCCAACCCCGACGCCGTGGTGGCGCGCACCAACCTCGACCGGTACGACGCGACCGGCAAGGTCGACGACCGCTACCTGCTCGGCCTCAGCGACGACGCCGTGCCCGTGCTGCTCGACCGGCGCCCCGAGCTGCTGCGGTGCGACGCGGACGCCGGCGCCCGCTGGGAGGACGACGCCGCCGACGTGAGCGTCTGGTCGGCCTGGAACCTCGGTCGTGCGCGGGCCGACCTGGCCCGCCTCGACCTCGACAGCCGCGCGGTCGGCGCGTGCCCGGTCGGGAGCACCTCCATCCCCTAG
- a CDS encoding response regulator transcription factor, with translation MSSRPATVLVVEDEPLINESVCQRLRAEGHQVVAAYDGPGAVAAHAEHRPDLVVLDVMLPGFDGLEVCRRIQATTPVPVLMLTARDDEADVLVGLGVGADDYLTKPFRMRELVARVAALLRRVERAAEIASTPSDTLVVGGLRLDPASRRVQVEGHEVHLTPTEFDLLQALAAAPGHVLTRERLLAGVWGWEGGAGATRTVDSHVRSLRAKVGAERVRTVHGVGYALEPR, from the coding sequence ATGAGCAGCCGCCCCGCCACCGTTCTCGTCGTCGAGGACGAGCCGCTCATCAACGAGTCGGTGTGCCAGCGGCTGCGGGCCGAGGGACACCAGGTCGTCGCGGCGTACGACGGGCCGGGTGCCGTCGCCGCGCACGCGGAGCACCGGCCCGACCTGGTCGTGCTCGACGTGATGCTCCCCGGCTTCGACGGGCTGGAGGTGTGCCGGCGGATCCAGGCCACCACCCCGGTCCCGGTCCTGATGCTGACCGCCCGCGACGACGAGGCCGACGTGCTGGTCGGGCTCGGGGTCGGCGCCGACGACTACCTGACCAAGCCGTTCCGGATGCGCGAGCTGGTGGCCCGGGTGGCCGCGCTGCTGCGCCGGGTCGAGCGCGCCGCCGAGATCGCGTCCACGCCGAGCGACACCCTGGTCGTCGGCGGGCTGCGGCTGGACCCGGCGTCGCGCCGCGTGCAGGTCGAGGGCCACGAGGTCCACCTGACCCCGACCGAGTTCGACCTGCTGCAGGCGCTGGCCGCCGCGCCCGGCCACGTGCTGACCCGCGAACGCCTGCTGGCCGGCGTCTGGGGCTGGGAGGGGGGCGCCGGCGCCACCCGCACGGTGGACAGCCACGTCCGCTCGCTGCGGGCCAAGGTCGGCGCCGAGCGCGTGCGGACCGTCCACGGCGTGGGCTACGCCCTGGAGCCCCGATGA